One window of the Lytechinus variegatus isolate NC3 chromosome 3, Lvar_3.0, whole genome shotgun sequence genome contains the following:
- the LOC121411656 gene encoding ileal sodium/bile acid cotransporter-like — protein sequence MIVRCPEMYLTIFIILMLSLRSSADDEISVSFDNGDFVVVEAFKEIELNMTITCSTKHGGKMTFMSADESVFTVEENMSTIACSPGDTEANVTYSLWIDGVALGVTDLRTVFQNSTGEYLINAYLVKVLRKPLFTPTALATILLVWICVSYVTMGNKIEPKLILDHLKRPHAVLIGLLCQFLIMPPLSLAIAKMFKLDDAAAIGLILDGTCPGGWFSNVFTLLLDCDFNLSLTMTFCSTVLALGMMPLNLFIYTRFFLDHNQQLRAPYGQLAIQLAFLVVPVVIGLGLSQKFPKVKRIFDKMLRPMLAGLVVVALGVGIPTQYYVVLVSWRIWVASAVFPLIGGLLGFTIARATCVQLQPAVTIAIETGVQNSLLAITVVTLYYDQPEIDLIGRVPALIGLLVVMEGGVLAIFKAIRDFYKTRSEVPHVELDEETGDVEDKGRTVPKPPDINDINLNNREDQQMGQLA from the coding sequence ATGATTGTCAGGTGCCCTGAAATGTATTTAACAATATTTATAATCTTGATGTTATCTTTGAGATCCAGCGCAGATGATGAAATAAGCGTTTCCTTTGACAATGGTGACTTTGTGGTCGTTGAAGCTTTCAAAGAAATCGAACTTAACATGACGATCACATGTTCTACCAAACATGGCGGGAAAATGACATTCATGTCAGCAGATGAATCGGTGTTTACTGTTGAAGAAAACATGAGTACGATTGCTTGCTCACCAGGAGACACGGAAGCAAATGTGACATATTCTCTATGGATTGATGGAGTTGCATTAGGTGTGACCGATTTGCGAACAGTCTTCCAGAATTCCACAGGCGAGTATCTGATCAACGCTTACTTGGTGAAAGTTTTAAGGAAGCCTTTGTTCACCCCGACAGCGTTAGCAACAATCCTTTTGGTATGGATATGTGTGTCTTATGTTACGATGGGGAATAAAATCGAACCAAAATTGATACTGGATCACTTAAAACGTCCCCATGCTGTATTGATCGGTTTATTATGCCAGTTTCTAATCATGCCTCCTCTGTCCTTAGCAATCGCCAAAATGTTCAAGTTGGACGACGCCGCTGCCATAGGGCTCATACTCGATGGAACATGTCCTGGTGGCTGGTTTAGCAATGTCTTCACTCTCCTTCTCGATTGTGATTTCAATCTCAGTCTCACGATGACGTTCTGCTCAACAGTCCTCGCGCTTGGCATGATGCCTTTAAATCTCTTCATCTACACCCGCTTCTTCCTTGACCATAATCAACAGCTTCGGGCACCATACGGTCAGCTTGCCATACAACTAGCCTTTCTCGTTGTACCTGTCGTCATCGGTCTCGGGCTTAGCCAGAAGTTTCCAAAAGTGAAACGAATCTTTGATAAGATGCTGCGGCCGATGTTGGCTGGGTTGGTCGTAGTCGCTCTTGGAGTAGGAATCCCGACGCAGTACTACGTTGTCCTTGTGTCCTGGAGGATATGGGTCGCATCCGCTGTCTTCCCGCTGATCGGAGGTCTTTTAGGCTTTACTATCGCTCGTGCGACGTGCGTACAACTCCAACCCGCCGTCACAATCGCCATAGAGACAGGAGTCCAGAATAGTCTCCTGGCCATCACAGTAGTGACTTTGTATTATGATCAACCCGAGATTGATCTGATTGGACGTGTTCCTGCACTCATTGGACTCCTTGTCGTAATGGAGGGAGGGGTACTAGCCATATTCAAAGCAATACGAGATTTCTACAAGACAAGATCAGAAGTGCCTCATGTAGAGTTAGATGAAGAGACCGGAGATGTCGAGGACAAGGGAAGAACTGTACCAAAACCCCCAGACATAAATGATATTAACCTAAATAATAGAGAAGATCAACAAATGGGACAACTTGCGTGA